The Natribaculum luteum genome contains the following window.
CCTCCCCGTCGGCGTCGAGCACCGTCTCCGGGCGGACGTCGCCGTCGAGAACCTCGAACACGCGCTCGCGAACGGCCGTCGCCGACGCGGTCGACAGCTGCTGGTTGACGATCGAGACGAACAGCCGTTCGTACTCGCAGCCGAACGGCTCGATCGGATGGGGGTCGTAGCGCGCCAGGAGGTCGGCCATGACCGGATCGCGCCGGAGGACGGTTTCAGGATCGGACGCCATCGCTCGAGGATAGGACTCGAGCGGAAAAACCTCGTCGGTTGTCTTACACTACTGGACAACAGTCAGTGAATACTCGATCGCGTCTCGCCGGCTGTCGCCGTGGCGACAGCGTCTCGAGTGCGATCGAGGTCTGAACCGTTTTGTCCAGCAGTATTACTCTTCTTCTTCGGGACTATCCGGCGCGTCGCGGTCGACGCGCTTGCTGACGTCCACGCGGTAGTTCTCGAGGATGTCCCGGCCGAGCAAGACGGGGTAGTCCATGTGGCCGCGATCCTCGACGCTCGCCGTGACGGTGTGCTGGTTGCCGCCGACGCCGACGACGACGTCGACGACGGGTCGGCTCTTGGAGCTCTTGTGGCTGCCCGACTTCACCTTCGTGATCGACTTGATCGGCCCGGCGCCGATGTCGGCGGCGAGGCGCGTGTCGATGCTCGTCCGCGTTGCGCCTGTGTCGGACTTGGCGAGGACGGACTTCGAGCCGCTGGTCCCAGAGAGGACGATCTCCTCGGTGTAGCCGATGTCGGTCGGTTCGGACTCGGTGACCGAGAACGCCGCCGGCATCGCCGTCGGCATCGAGTCGTCGAGCGTCATCGAGAGTTCTTCGACGCGGTCGTCGTCGACCTCGCCACCGACGCGCTCGATTGCGAGTTTCGCGATGTACGGGGCGGGGCTGATTCGGGTGGCCTCGAACAACCCCTTGAAGCCCGCAGTCGGGTTGACCTCGAGGACGAACCAGCCCTCTTCGCCTTCGACGAGGTCGACGCCGGCGTAGTCGAGGCCGATCGTCTCGGCGGAGCGGCGGGCCATCTCGCGGACCTCCTCGGGGATGTCCTCGGTTGCGTCCTCGACCGACCCGCCGAGTGCGACGTTGGTTCGCCAGTCGTTGTCGGGTGCATAGCGGTACATCGCGGCGACGACCTCGCCGCCGACGACGTAGACGCGAACGTCCCGGTGGCGCTGTCCGTCGCGATCGACGAGTTCCTGCAGGAAGGCGTACCGGTTGCCCACCTTCGCGTTGATCGGGTCCTCGGGGCCGACCTTCCAGGTTCCGCCGCCGTGGGTTCCGATCGCCGTCTTGTACACCGCTTCCTCGCCGAACTCGTCGCGGGCCGCGTTGAGACGATCCGAGGCGAGCGCCAGCAAGACGTCCGGCACGCGAACGTCGTTCGCCGCGAGTGCGGCCCCC
Protein-coding sequences here:
- a CDS encoding ATP-grasp domain-containing protein → MTAEDPVRVGVLSLHTSKESKAICNAVEDLGHHAEWLRSENTTIRVRDGSVTLEPEVDVIANRMLLSNTEQPCEELGLSNTLAQLVPMLNEPSTTLTATHKLSTGAALAANDVRVPDVLLALASDRLNAARDEFGEEAVYKTAIGTHGGGTWKVGPEDPINAKVGNRYAFLQELVDRDGQRHRDVRVYVVGGEVVAAMYRYAPDNDWRTNVALGGSVEDATEDIPEEVREMARRSAETIGLDYAGVDLVEGEEGWFVLEVNPTAGFKGLFEATRISPAPYIAKLAIERVGGEVDDDRVEELSMTLDDSMPTAMPAAFSVTESEPTDIGYTEEIVLSGTSGSKSVLAKSDTGATRTSIDTRLAADIGAGPIKSITKVKSGSHKSSKSRPVVDVVVGVGGNQHTVTASVEDRGHMDYPVLLGRDILENYRVDVSKRVDRDAPDSPEEEE